Proteins from a genomic interval of Caldilineales bacterium:
- the ruvX gene encoding Holliday junction resolvase RuvX, which produces MPTWLALDIGERRIGLAAGSDDARLARPLGIITRRVKREEFAAIARIAAENHADRLLVGLPYNMDGSEGPQAKRIRNYVRLMERQVSLPVSFWDERLSSFAADEIIGELGRRRHPHNDAIAATLILQSFFDAQPKDG; this is translated from the coding sequence ATGCCCACCTGGTTGGCGCTCGACATCGGCGAACGACGCATCGGCCTGGCAGCCGGCAGCGATGATGCCCGCCTGGCCCGGCCGCTGGGGATCATCACCCGTCGGGTCAAGCGCGAAGAGTTCGCCGCCATCGCCCGCATCGCCGCCGAAAACCACGCCGACCGGCTGCTGGTCGGGCTGCCCTACAACATGGATGGCAGCGAAGGCCCGCAGGCGAAACGAATTCGCAACTACGTTCGTCTCATGGAGCGGCAGGTATCGTTGCCCGTCAGCTTCTGGGATGAACGTCTCAGTTCCTTCGCTGCCGACGAGATCATCGGCGAGCTTGGCCGCCGCCGCCATCCCCACAACGACGCCATCGCCGCCACTCTCATCTTGCAGTCCTTCTTCGACGCCCAACCGAAAGATGGCTAG
- a CDS encoding LysM peptidoglycan-binding domain-containing protein, with amino-acid sequence MKFKNRTLAVALSLALMVMLVAVIVTSVAKNAPTGELLKNGDFEGGFAATGGCGAVGTAWGCFTSGGRAGYGFYDEGWAPVVVGKHAQLIEINTKKDAADANSTAGIYQTVHVVKGQVYQLKFKALMRADDLAAGGDPWRYVVLVGLSQDGGTDWSKASWQEVNAGPIQDRANPSGYYDVSLPIKATGDVLTVFIAGRMKWGDWNREVDFDFDAISLTGPLPGRPGLPHHPEPQPLPEPPPPPPLHPTHPPLPPVVIPKPQLVCDGPNLLANGNFEGGFDAYGTAKYWTAYHNGGAANYGYYDDTWAPVVAEGKHAQLLEINSKGMSATQPDRWIGIYQRVWWLEKGAIYQFSARSMIREEAAHADEDANRYEVHWGYRTGDGPIASLADLSGRWGMPVSGISVRTAPGSYSSYSTTFTASSDKLVLYLLGLKKWATVEREVDFDFDDVQLRKCHWVADGVTPPPPPPSVCTYVVKRGDTLSGIARHYHTTVKALAKANGIKNPRLIYPKQVLDVPCGPMPAGK; translated from the coding sequence ATGAAGTTCAAGAATCGTACGCTTGCGGTCGCACTGTCTTTAGCCCTGATGGTGATGCTTGTGGCCGTGATCGTCACTTCGGTAGCAAAGAACGCCCCAACCGGCGAATTGCTGAAGAATGGCGATTTCGAGGGCGGTTTTGCAGCTACGGGCGGTTGCGGCGCTGTTGGCACCGCCTGGGGCTGTTTCACCTCTGGCGGCCGGGCCGGGTATGGTTTCTATGATGAGGGTTGGGCGCCGGTGGTGGTCGGCAAACACGCCCAGCTGATCGAGATCAACACCAAGAAGGATGCAGCCGACGCCAACAGCACCGCCGGCATCTATCAGACCGTCCATGTCGTGAAAGGCCAGGTCTATCAGCTCAAGTTCAAGGCGCTGATGCGCGCCGATGATTTGGCGGCCGGCGGCGACCCCTGGCGCTATGTCGTTTTGGTTGGTCTGAGCCAGGATGGCGGCACCGACTGGTCGAAAGCGAGCTGGCAGGAGGTCAATGCCGGGCCGATCCAGGACCGGGCCAATCCCAGCGGCTACTATGATGTTTCTCTCCCGATCAAGGCAACGGGCGACGTGCTCACGGTCTTCATCGCCGGCCGCATGAAGTGGGGCGATTGGAACCGCGAGGTGGATTTCGACTTCGACGCCATCTCGTTGACAGGCCCGCTGCCGGGCAGACCGGGGCTTCCGCATCACCCCGAGCCGCAACCGCTGCCAGAACCCCCACCACCCCCACCGTTGCACCCGACCCACCCGCCTCTGCCGCCGGTAGTCATTCCCAAACCGCAACTGGTGTGCGACGGCCCCAACCTGCTGGCCAACGGCAACTTCGAGGGCGGCTTCGACGCCTACGGCACAGCCAAATACTGGACGGCCTATCACAACGGCGGCGCCGCCAACTACGGCTACTACGATGACACCTGGGCGCCGGTGGTGGCCGAGGGCAAACACGCGCAACTGCTCGAGATCAACAGCAAAGGCATGAGCGCCACCCAGCCCGACCGCTGGATCGGCATCTACCAGCGTGTGTGGTGGCTGGAGAAGGGCGCCATCTACCAGTTCAGCGCCAGGTCGATGATCCGCGAGGAAGCCGCGCACGCCGACGAGGACGCCAATCGCTACGAAGTGCATTGGGGCTACCGCACCGGCGATGGGCCGATTGCCTCGCTCGCCGATCTCAGTGGGCGCTGGGGGATGCCCGTTTCCGGCATCTCGGTGCGCACCGCACCGGGCAGCTACAGCAGCTACTCCACCACCTTCACCGCCTCATCCGACAAGCTCGTGCTGTACCTGCTCGGGCTGAAGAAGTGGGCCACGGTCGAACGTGAGGTAGACTTCGACTTCGACGATGTGCAACTGCGCAAATGCCATTGGGTTGCGGATGGCGTCACCCCGCCGCCTCCCCCGCCGTCGGTCTGCACCTATGTCGTCAAGCGCGGCGACACCCTCAGCGGCATCGCCAGGCACTATCACACCACGGTGAAGGCGCTGGCGAAGGCAAACGGGATCAAGAACCCCCGCCTGATCTATCCGAAACAGGTGCTCGACGTGCCCTGCGGGCCGATGCCGGCCGGCAAGTAG
- a CDS encoding DUF3048 domain-containing protein, producing the protein MRPQPLTVPFRLSRVVIFALALVTALFVTACGGSPSPTPTPTRTPTPLEPTATPTPVPTNTPLPTATPTPTATPAGTDTPTPTATATPTSTPDPNVINPAVDAGVSPFTGQRLDPAILQRRPLAIKIANDEIAHTRQSGLNQADINVESRVEYSYTRYTSLFHSQDAPRVGPIRSARLIDRDLPVIFDAILGFSGAVKDVRDQLYNSDLKDQIIEQALNGPSYYRDPTWGPPNNLFADTSVLRRTAEARGWNTPPQSPLKTVFSEAPPAGGSPATSVNVPYPVLPVNWRYDAGTGRWFRWAGGEAHIDQASGQQVNAANVVVLAANHVVTLIIEHGDVRQGEGQNCRNCSVEIQLWGEGPLKILRDGMVYEGKWVRPERFAPFRFLDANGNDIPLKPGNSWWQVAPLELAVTTTP; encoded by the coding sequence ATGCGTCCCCAACCACTTACAGTCCCATTTCGTCTCTCTCGCGTCGTGATCTTCGCCCTGGCCCTGGTCACGGCGCTTTTTGTGACTGCCTGCGGCGGTTCTCCTTCCCCCACCCCCACGCCCACCCGCACCCCCACCCCGCTCGAACCGACGGCCACCCCCACACCCGTCCCCACCAACACCCCACTCCCCACCGCCACCCCCACGCCCACGGCCACGCCCGCCGGGACCGACACCCCCACCCCCACCGCCACCGCCACACCCACCTCCACCCCCGACCCGAACGTGATCAACCCGGCCGTGGATGCGGGCGTCTCGCCCTTCACCGGGCAGCGACTCGACCCGGCCATCCTCCAGCGCCGGCCGCTGGCGATCAAGATCGCCAACGACGAGATTGCGCACACCCGCCAGTCGGGTCTGAATCAGGCCGATATCAACGTCGAAAGCCGGGTGGAGTACAGCTACACACGCTATACTTCGCTCTTCCACAGCCAGGATGCACCGCGCGTCGGCCCAATTCGCAGCGCCCGCCTGATCGACCGCGACCTGCCGGTCATCTTCGACGCCATCCTCGGCTTCTCCGGCGCCGTCAAAGACGTGCGCGACCAGCTCTACAACTCCGATCTCAAGGATCAGATCATCGAGCAGGCGCTCAACGGCCCCTCCTACTACCGCGACCCCACCTGGGGGCCGCCCAACAACCTCTTTGCCGACACCAGCGTGTTGCGCCGCACGGCCGAAGCTCGCGGCTGGAACACGCCACCCCAGTCACCCCTGAAAACCGTTTTCTCGGAAGCGCCTCCGGCCGGTGGTTCGCCTGCCACCAGCGTCAATGTCCCCTATCCGGTGCTGCCCGTAAATTGGCGCTACGACGCCGGCACAGGACGCTGGTTCCGGTGGGCCGGCGGCGAAGCGCACATCGATCAGGCCAGCGGCCAGCAGGTCAACGCCGCCAACGTCGTCGTCTTGGCCGCCAACCACGTCGTCACCCTGATCATCGAGCATGGCGACGTGCGCCAGGGCGAGGGCCAGAACTGCCGCAACTGTTCGGTCGAGATCCAGCTCTGGGGCGAAGGCCCGCTGAAAATCCTGCGCGACGGCATGGTCTACGAAGGCAAGTGGGTTCGCCCCGAACGCTTTGCTCCCTTCCGCTTCCTCGATGCCAATGGCAACGACATCCCGCTCAAGCCCGGCAACAGCTGGTGGCAGGTCGCGCCCCTGGAGTTGGCCGTGACGACGACGCCGTAA
- a CDS encoding ABC transporter substrate-binding protein: MSRLLRSAMTAACIGLMGLAAGLVLGACANRGAPPVVKIGLIAPFEGPSRSLGYSVLHAVRLRIQQWNDAGNVPRVELVALNDDGDPALAAILPDQLALDPDVLLVLGPPQGHTALASLPKLADHGLPTLSLAPLPDALPPGIAPFAGTGSRIAQALAASAPDATSTWQLPVTTPGIWLGDPLTLADLVKTRPDLVPAAGSVAAEEAFGIWAGDGAEGLVWAMAVPATLPTDFTSAYEQLAGAPPTPMAALAYAAADEALALLARHKSRPDLVQALVSVPLPPVQLFRRQGGACCVPLSDTP, translated from the coding sequence ATGTCGAGACTCCTCCGGTCAGCAATGACCGCGGCGTGCATTGGGCTGATGGGTTTGGCGGCGGGCCTGGTTTTGGGCGCGTGCGCCAATCGGGGTGCACCGCCGGTGGTCAAGATCGGCCTGATCGCGCCCTTCGAGGGGCCATCGCGCTCGCTGGGCTACAGTGTGCTTCATGCTGTGCGCCTGCGCATCCAGCAATGGAACGACGCCGGCAACGTGCCGCGGGTCGAACTGGTGGCGCTCAACGATGACGGCGACCCCGCCCTGGCCGCCATCCTCCCCGACCAACTAGCCCTCGACCCGGATGTGTTGCTCGTACTCGGCCCGCCGCAAGGCCATACAGCCCTCGCCAGCCTACCCAAACTGGCCGATCATGGCCTCCCCACCCTCAGCCTGGCCCCCCTGCCCGATGCCCTGCCGCCTGGCATCGCGCCCTTTGCCGGCACAGGCAGCCGCATCGCCCAGGCGTTGGCTGCTTCTGCACCCGATGCCACCTCCACCTGGCAGCTGCCCGTCACCACCCCCGGCATTTGGCTGGGCGATCCGCTTACCCTGGCTGATCTCGTGAAGACCCGCCCGGATCTGGTTCCAGCGGCCGGGTCGGTGGCAGCCGAGGAAGCGTTCGGCATCTGGGCCGGAGATGGGGCAGAGGGACTGGTCTGGGCGATGGCCGTCCCCGCGACCCTGCCCACCGATTTCACGTCTGCCTATGAACAACTGGCCGGCGCCCCACCCACCCCCATGGCCGCCCTGGCCTACGCCGCCGCCGACGAGGCCCTGGCGCTCTTGGCCCGCCACAAGTCGCGCCCCGACCTGGTGCAGGCTCTTGTTTCTGTCCCGCTCCCGCCCGTCCAACTCTTTCGGCGTCAGGGCGGCGCCTGCTGTGTTCCCCTCTCCGATACACCATGA
- the miaB gene encoding tRNA (N6-isopentenyl adenosine(37)-C2)-methylthiotransferase MiaB: MNKYHIWTIGCQMNVADSTHVGAELEKLGLEPTADIDDADIVVLNTCVVRQSAEDKAAGKLGALRHWRQTQPDRTLALMGCMVGVKPSPRLTAAYPWVDVFMGPSEAAPLVDYLRNRAVDEELAAIERQQLARRYQVQDGVYPTASLKHLALLGEAPVAAHVPVVYGCSHACTFCIIPFRRGIERSRPLPEIVQEVRGLVAQGVREVTLLGQIVDRYGYDWDGSPNLVDLLRAVNDVDGLERIRFLTSHPNYMSDSLLEAVARLPKVMPHIEVPIQAGADEVLARMKRGYTSADYRRLVQRIRQIVPGAAIHTDIIVGFPGETEAQFQQTYDVLEELRLDKAHLARYSPRPGTVSARRMEDDVPDEEKRRRHALLEEQHERISADLNRRWLGKQVQVLVEDKHKGKWRGRTPQNRLVFLDDAADRRGQVLEVEITWTGPWSMQAWLPQPAALETIALV, from the coding sequence ATGAACAAATACCATATCTGGACCATCGGCTGCCAGATGAACGTGGCCGATTCCACGCACGTGGGGGCCGAGCTAGAAAAGCTGGGCCTGGAACCAACCGCCGACATCGACGACGCCGATATCGTCGTCCTCAATACCTGTGTGGTGCGCCAAAGCGCCGAAGACAAAGCCGCGGGCAAACTGGGGGCGCTGCGACACTGGCGACAAACCCAACCCGACCGCACCCTGGCCCTGATGGGCTGCATGGTGGGCGTCAAGCCATCGCCCCGGCTGACCGCCGCCTATCCCTGGGTCGATGTCTTCATGGGGCCGAGCGAGGCGGCGCCGCTGGTCGATTATCTGCGCAACCGCGCTGTGGACGAAGAATTGGCCGCCATCGAACGCCAACAACTCGCCCGCCGCTACCAGGTGCAGGACGGCGTCTACCCGACCGCCTCACTCAAACACCTGGCTTTGCTCGGCGAGGCCCCGGTGGCCGCCCATGTCCCGGTCGTCTACGGCTGCTCGCACGCCTGCACCTTCTGCATCATCCCCTTCCGCCGCGGCATCGAGCGCAGTCGCCCGCTGCCCGAGATCGTGCAAGAAGTCCGGGGGCTGGTGGCGCAGGGCGTGCGCGAGGTCACGCTGTTGGGCCAGATTGTCGATCGCTACGGCTACGATTGGGACGGCTCGCCCAACCTGGTCGATTTGCTGCGGGCGGTCAACGACGTCGACGGCCTCGAGCGCATCCGCTTCCTCACCAGCCACCCCAACTATATGAGCGATAGCTTGCTGGAAGCAGTGGCCCGTTTGCCCAAGGTTATGCCCCACATCGAAGTCCCCATCCAGGCGGGCGCTGACGAGGTGTTGGCCCGGATGAAGCGCGGCTACACGTCCGCCGACTATCGCCGGCTGGTGCAGCGCATCCGCCAGATCGTGCCGGGCGCCGCCATCCACACCGACATCATCGTCGGTTTCCCCGGCGAGACCGAGGCCCAGTTCCAGCAAACCTATGACGTGCTGGAAGAACTGCGGCTGGACAAGGCCCATCTGGCCCGCTACAGCCCTCGCCCCGGCACCGTCAGCGCCCGGCGGATGGAGGACGATGTGCCGGACGAAGAAAAACGCCGCCGCCACGCCCTGCTCGAAGAACAACACGAACGCATCAGCGCCGACCTCAACCGGCGTTGGCTGGGCAAGCAGGTGCAGGTGCTGGTCGAGGACAAACACAAGGGCAAGTGGCGGGGCCGCACCCCTCAGAACCGGCTTGTCTTCCTGGACGATGCCGCCGATCGGCGCGGGCAGGTGCTGGAGGTGGAGATCACCTGGACGGGGCCGTGGAGTATGCAGGCGTGGCTGCCACAGCCGGCGGCGCTGGAGACCATCGCCCTGGTCTGA
- a CDS encoding Glu/Leu/Phe/Val dehydrogenase, which produces MTTTATKRRYSASDVAKAQFNKAIAYLDLKEDLAEYLMTPKRELIVHFPVIMDDGRVQMFTGYRVHHNTVKGPTKGGIRYHPDVTLDEVRALAMWMTWKCALMNLPYGGAKGGVQVDPKQLSKNELRHLTRRYATEISILISPEGDVPAPDVGTNPEVMAWIMDTYSMHRGYSTPAVVTGKPISIGGSQGRIEATGTGVMCTTIEAMKHMHLNSTDTAVAVQGFGNVGSVAALRMWEQGCKIVALSDVNGGVYSERGLNVRDVLHHQKENNTISNYPQADQISNEELLTCKCDVLIPAALEGVVDELIAPNVKAKLIAEGANGPCTTEGEAILLDKGATFVPDILCNAGGVTVSYFEWVQDLQGFFWTEAEINERLRRLMIENFHAVWDTALEKRIDMRTAAYTLAIGRVVDAIEVRGIYP; this is translated from the coding sequence ATGACTACCACCGCAACGAAGCGGAGATACAGCGCCTCGGATGTCGCCAAGGCGCAGTTCAACAAGGCCATCGCCTATCTCGACCTGAAGGAAGACCTGGCCGAATACCTGATGACGCCCAAACGCGAGTTGATCGTCCACTTTCCGGTGATCATGGACGATGGCCGCGTGCAGATGTTCACCGGCTACCGCGTCCATCACAACACCGTCAAAGGCCCCACCAAAGGCGGCATCCGCTACCATCCCGACGTGACGCTGGACGAAGTGCGGGCGCTGGCGATGTGGATGACCTGGAAGTGCGCCCTGATGAACCTTCCTTATGGGGGGGCCAAAGGCGGGGTGCAGGTGGATCCCAAACAACTCAGCAAGAACGAACTTCGCCACCTCACCCGGCGCTATGCCACCGAAATCAGCATTCTCATCAGCCCGGAAGGCGATGTCCCTGCGCCCGATGTAGGCACCAACCCCGAAGTGATGGCCTGGATCATGGATACTTACTCCATGCACCGCGGCTATAGCACGCCGGCCGTCGTCACCGGCAAACCGATCAGCATCGGCGGCTCGCAGGGACGCATCGAGGCCACCGGCACAGGGGTGATGTGCACCACCATCGAAGCGATGAAGCACATGCACCTGAACTCGACCGATACAGCCGTGGCGGTGCAGGGTTTTGGCAATGTCGGCTCGGTGGCGGCCCTGCGCATGTGGGAACAGGGCTGCAAGATCGTGGCGTTGAGTGATGTCAACGGCGGCGTCTACAGCGAGCGCGGCCTCAATGTACGCGATGTCCTTCACCATCAGAAGGAAAACAACACGATCTCGAACTACCCCCAGGCCGACCAGATCAGCAACGAGGAACTGCTCACCTGCAAGTGCGATGTCCTCATCCCTGCCGCGCTCGAGGGCGTGGTGGACGAGCTGATTGCGCCGAATGTCAAGGCCAAATTGATCGCCGAAGGCGCCAACGGCCCCTGCACCACGGAGGGCGAGGCCATCTTGCTGGATAAAGGCGCCACCTTCGTCCCCGACATCCTCTGCAACGCCGGCGGCGTCACCGTCTCCTATTTCGAATGGGTGCAAGACCTCCAGGGTTTCTTCTGGACCGAAGCGGAGATCAACGAACGCCTGCGCCGGCTGATGATCGAAAACTTCCATGCCGTGTGGGACACGGCCCTGGAGAAACGGATCGACATGCGCACCGCCGCCTACACCCTGGCCATCGGCCGCGTCGTCGATGCCATCGAGGTGCGCGGGATTTATCCGTAG
- the mltG gene encoding endolytic transglycosylase MltG, with protein MSFIRALPRLLFFLATVAAIAAIAWVAGQWTRSQSAAYRQEGSDAKLVRNVNAPWRTLNPDTIEDQALQFYLNLNRGAIETPVDANAEPMPFHVALGETGFDISQRLEDLGLIRNASLFRLYMRMNGIDQQLEAGDFLLSKAMNVPEIAAALQSARAEEVTVRIPEGKRAEEIAQVLEEAGVVGAADFLATVRSGDLALLGLPDYPLIKDKPAGVSFEGYLFPDTYRFPIGATSAQVLRTMFETLELRVDDNMRQAIAASGLTFHQALTLASIIEREAVLADERPLIASTYRNRLGDTCANETFGYLQADPTAQYAMGFDPEKGTWWPTVQKVEDYLQFNSPYNTYVYPGLPPGPIASPSLASIQAAIQPADTLYCYFVASGDGAHVFATTGAEHQLNVQTYGSGG; from the coding sequence ATGTCATTCATCCGCGCTCTGCCTCGCCTGCTTTTCTTCCTTGCCACCGTTGCCGCCATCGCTGCCATCGCCTGGGTTGCCGGACAATGGACGCGCTCGCAGTCGGCAGCTTACCGACAGGAAGGCAGCGATGCCAAACTGGTGCGCAATGTCAACGCTCCCTGGCGCACCCTCAACCCCGATACCATCGAAGATCAGGCCTTGCAGTTCTATCTCAACCTGAACCGCGGCGCCATCGAAACACCGGTGGACGCCAACGCCGAACCCATGCCCTTCCATGTCGCCCTGGGCGAAACCGGTTTCGACATCTCGCAGCGACTCGAAGACCTGGGCCTGATCCGCAACGCCAGCCTGTTCCGGCTGTATATGCGGATGAATGGCATCGACCAGCAACTTGAGGCCGGGGACTTCCTGCTCTCGAAGGCCATGAACGTGCCGGAGATCGCCGCAGCCCTGCAGAGCGCGCGCGCTGAGGAGGTCACGGTTCGCATCCCGGAGGGCAAACGGGCTGAGGAGATCGCCCAGGTGCTGGAAGAGGCCGGCGTCGTCGGCGCCGCTGACTTCTTGGCCACCGTGCGGTCGGGCGACCTGGCGTTGCTGGGCCTGCCCGACTATCCGCTGATCAAAGACAAGCCGGCCGGGGTTTCGTTCGAAGGCTACCTGTTCCCTGACACCTATCGTTTCCCCATCGGCGCCACCTCGGCCCAGGTGCTGCGTACGATGTTCGAGACGCTCGAACTGCGCGTGGATGACAATATGCGCCAGGCGATTGCCGCCTCTGGTCTCACCTTTCACCAGGCCCTGACCCTGGCTTCGATCATCGAACGCGAGGCCGTTCTGGCCGATGAGCGCCCGCTGATCGCCTCGACCTACCGCAACCGCCTGGGCGATACCTGTGCCAACGAGACCTTTGGCTACCTCCAGGCCGACCCGACCGCCCAATATGCCATGGGCTTCGACCCCGAAAAAGGCACCTGGTGGCCGACCGTGCAGAAGGTGGAGGACTACCTGCAATTCAACTCACCCTACAACACCTACGTCTATCCCGGCCTGCCTCCCGGCCCCATCGCCAGCCCCAGCCTGGCCTCGATCCAGGCCGCTATTCAGCCAGCCGACACCCTCTACTGTTACTTCGTGGCCAGCGGCGATGGCGCCCACGTCTTCGCCACCACCGGCGCCGAACACCAACTCAACGTCCAGACCTACGGTTCCGGGGGCTGA
- a CDS encoding glycosyltransferase family 4 protein has translation MNKAASLPHVLMLATEYEFNRVGGLGAHVRALVPRLSRRTQVDLVLPRYDSAWPAQEIVGPYGHIRRVEAPRPRDGADFVDQIWQMNDALAAVIAGWIESGEHFDLIHAHDWLVGFAANNLQQRFGIPLVATLHATEWGRMSGNLTADINQRIHRAESYLAKHADAIIACSHFMRNEVIRELGAEAERVVVIANGVEAEAYAGLRQQRGELAAFRAQWAGADEALIFNVGRLVWEKGADLLVEAMPAILREFPGARAVIAGKGSLLPDLQAAIARLGLAAHVHLAGFIDDETRNQMYAVADVAIFPSRYEPFGIVALEAMAAGTPVVVAAGSGLGEVVAPGETGLCVAPGQAQSLAEGILDVLRHPEAASVRAQQAQAAAQRDFNWDHIADLTLACYRRVLGEEG, from the coding sequence ATGAACAAAGCCGCTTCCTTGCCGCATGTTCTCATGCTCGCCACCGAATACGAATTCAACCGGGTGGGCGGTTTGGGCGCCCATGTTCGCGCCCTTGTCCCGCGCCTCAGTCGGCGAACCCAGGTTGACCTTGTGTTGCCGCGCTACGACTCCGCCTGGCCTGCCCAGGAGATAGTTGGACCGTACGGCCATATCCGTCGTGTCGAGGCCCCGCGCCCGCGCGATGGCGCTGATTTCGTCGATCAGATCTGGCAGATGAATGACGCCCTCGCCGCCGTCATCGCCGGCTGGATCGAGTCCGGCGAACACTTCGACCTGATCCACGCCCACGATTGGCTGGTGGGCTTTGCGGCCAACAACCTGCAGCAGCGTTTTGGCATCCCGCTCGTGGCCACCTTGCACGCCACCGAATGGGGCCGGATGTCGGGCAATCTCACGGCCGACATCAATCAGCGCATCCACAGGGCCGAGAGCTACCTGGCAAAACATGCCGATGCCATCATCGCCTGTAGCCATTTCATGCGCAACGAGGTCATTCGCGAGCTGGGCGCCGAGGCCGAGCGGGTGGTGGTCATCGCCAATGGCGTCGAGGCCGAAGCCTACGCCGGTCTGCGCCAGCAGCGCGGGGAACTGGCGGCTTTTCGGGCACAGTGGGCGGGCGCCGACGAGGCGCTGATCTTCAACGTCGGGCGGCTGGTGTGGGAGAAGGGCGCCGACCTGCTGGTGGAGGCCATGCCGGCCATCTTGCGGGAGTTTCCCGGCGCTCGCGCCGTCATTGCCGGCAAGGGCAGCCTGCTGCCTGACCTGCAAGCAGCCATTGCCCGCCTGGGTCTGGCGGCCCATGTCCATCTGGCGGGATTTATCGATGACGAGACACGCAATCAGATGTATGCGGTGGCGGATGTGGCCATCTTCCCCAGCCGCTACGAACCGTTTGGCATCGTGGCGCTGGAGGCGATGGCGGCGGGGACGCCGGTGGTGGTGGCGGCGGGCAGCGGGCTGGGCGAGGTGGTGGCGCCGGGCGAGACGGGGCTGTGCGTGGCCCCTGGCCAGGCGCAGTCCCTGGCCGAGGGCATCCTCGATGTCCTGCGCCACCCCGAAGCCGCGTCCGTGCGGGCGCAGCAGGCGCAGGCGGCGGCGCAACGTGATTTCAACTGGGATCACATTGCCGATCTGACGTTGGCGTGTTATCGGCGGGTGTTGGGGGAGGAGGGGTGA
- a CDS encoding DUF433 domain-containing protein, which yields MQARRLGSSESDLLRAYPTLRAEDLANAWAYHRSHREEIEQQIINRAT from the coding sequence GTGCAAGCCAGACGCCTGGGCAGCAGCGAATCGGACCTTTTGCGCGCCTATCCAACTTTGCGCGCTGAAGATCTGGCCAATGCCTGGGCTTACCACCGGTCGCATCGAGAGGAAATCGAACAACAGATTATCAATCGCGCAACCTGA